The following proteins are encoded in a genomic region of Aliiroseovarius sp. F47248L:
- a CDS encoding DUF4336 domain-containing protein, whose translation MLSQFGPEIWLADGPSIKAAAGFHYPTRMVVIRLHGRDLLVWSPIALTDALCRDIETLGTVRYLIAPNTLHHMNMPDWIDAFPKASPFAAPGLQSKRADIAFAGELTETPEPAWTKDIDHVIMTGNAITTEVVFFHRPSGTLLFTDLLQQLPKGWYSGWRALIARLDLMTEPEPAVPRKFRLAFRDKNALRRSVHKIKSWSPRAVVMAHGTPVTQNVPPFLDRAFAWVPTPK comes from the coding sequence ATGCTTTCACAGTTTGGGCCAGAGATCTGGCTTGCTGACGGGCCATCTATCAAAGCGGCTGCCGGTTTTCACTATCCGACGCGTATGGTCGTCATCAGGTTGCATGGTCGCGATCTACTCGTATGGTCGCCCATTGCCCTAACTGATGCACTGTGCCGAGACATAGAAACACTTGGAACTGTCAGATATCTGATTGCCCCCAACACGCTGCACCACATGAATATGCCGGACTGGATCGACGCCTTTCCAAAGGCGTCACCTTTTGCCGCGCCCGGTTTACAGTCCAAACGAGCCGACATCGCCTTTGCGGGCGAGTTGACCGAGACACCGGAACCGGCTTGGACAAAAGACATAGACCACGTGATAATGACCGGAAATGCGATTACAACCGAGGTTGTATTTTTCCACCGGCCAAGCGGCACATTGCTGTTCACCGACCTTCTGCAGCAATTGCCAAAGGGGTGGTATTCGGGCTGGCGCGCACTTATTGCCCGCCTTGATCTGATGACCGAACCCGAACCTGCTGTTCCAAGAAAATTCCGCCTTGCCTTTCGCGATAAAAATGCTCTGCGCAGGTCCGTGCACAAGATAAAATCCTGGTCCCCGCGGGCTGTTGTGATGGCACATGGCACGCCCGTCACACAAAATGTACCCCCATTTCTTGACCGGGCTTTTGCGTGGGTTCCGACACCGAAGTAG
- a CDS encoding ABC transporter permease, producing MTRLPAQLWIGAVLSAALLATALISFIWTPYDVTTLNIAAKLRAPSAEYLLGTDHFGRDLLSMLMEGGRISIAVAVLAVGIGMAVGVPLGLLAAAHRGGGLDEVIMRGNDLIFAFPALVIAILITATFGPSATNAIIAIGIFNIPVFARVARGGALTIWTQEFIMAARVAGKGKVRISIEHILPNIANLLIVQGTIQFSLGILAEAGLSYVGLGAQPPTASWGRMLAEAQTMIYSHPRLAIAPGLAIVVMVLGLNLMGDGLRDLLDPRIRRARA from the coding sequence ATGACCCGCCTGCCCGCCCAGCTATGGATCGGCGCGGTGCTCAGCGCCGCGCTGCTGGCAACCGCGCTGATCTCTTTCATCTGGACGCCCTATGACGTAACCACGCTGAACATCGCCGCCAAGCTGCGCGCCCCATCCGCCGAGTATCTGTTGGGGACCGACCATTTCGGGCGTGACCTTCTGTCGATGCTGATGGAGGGTGGGCGCATTTCCATCGCCGTCGCCGTTCTGGCCGTCGGCATCGGCATGGCCGTCGGCGTGCCGCTGGGTCTTCTGGCCGCCGCCCATCGTGGCGGGGGGCTGGACGAGGTGATCATGCGAGGCAACGACCTGATCTTTGCCTTCCCCGCGCTGGTCATCGCTATCCTGATCACCGCGACCTTCGGCCCCTCGGCCACCAACGCGATCATCGCCATCGGTATTTTCAACATCCCCGTATTTGCCCGTGTCGCCCGAGGTGGCGCGCTGACGATCTGGACACAGGAATTCATCATGGCCGCACGGGTGGCGGGCAAGGGCAAGGTGCGGATCAGTATCGAACACATCCTGCCCAACATCGCAAACCTTCTGATCGTGCAGGGCACCATCCAGTTTTCACTGGGCATTTTGGCCGAAGCCGGGCTGAGCTATGTGGGCCTTGGCGCGCAGCCCCCGACCGCCAGTTGGGGCCGGATGCTGGCCGAGGCGCAGACCATGATCTATTCCCACCCGCGCTTGGCCATCGCGCCGGGACTGGCGATTGTCGTAATGGTGCTGGGTCTGAACCTTATGGGTGACGGGCTGCGTGACCTGCTTGATCCCCGTATCAGAAGGGCACGCGCATGA
- a CDS encoding P1 family peptidase — translation MKPGPKNLITDVDGLRVGNAEDHLIKTGATVLVGDAPFTAGVHIMGGAPGTRETALLAPDKLVQQVDALVLSGGSAFGLDAASGVVDGLRAQGRGFQVGDQRVPIVPGAILFDLLNGGDKGWAENPYKALGRAALEAASTDFALGTTGAGTGATVEGLKGGLGSASLVLNCGITVGALVAVNALGAVTMGDDPAFWAALWEMNGEFGNRGMGTHNPTIEPHPEARMGENTTIAIIATDADLTQAQATRLATAAHDGMARAIHPSHTPFDGDLIFAAATGARTLPDAGFGALRLGHAAATCLARAIARGVYAATPAKHDTLPTWTEKFS, via the coding sequence ATGAAGCCCGGACCTAAGAACCTGATTACCGATGTGGACGGCCTTCGCGTCGGCAATGCTGAGGATCACCTGATCAAAACCGGCGCGACCGTGTTAGTCGGGGATGCACCGTTCACGGCGGGCGTGCACATCATGGGCGGCGCGCCGGGCACGCGCGAAACCGCCCTGCTGGCGCCCGACAAGCTGGTACAACAGGTCGATGCGTTGGTTCTGTCAGGCGGTTCGGCCTTCGGGCTTGATGCAGCGTCTGGTGTGGTGGACGGGCTGCGCGCGCAGGGGCGCGGGTTTCAGGTGGGCGACCAGCGGGTGCCAATCGTGCCGGGCGCAATCCTGTTTGATCTTCTGAACGGCGGCGATAAGGGCTGGGCCGAGAACCCCTACAAGGCTTTGGGACGCGCAGCGCTGGAGGCCGCCAGCACGGACTTCGCGCTTGGCACGACTGGTGCAGGCACCGGGGCGACGGTTGAGGGGCTGAAGGGCGGACTTGGCTCGGCCTCACTGGTTTTGAACTGCGGTATCACCGTGGGCGCTTTGGTGGCCGTGAATGCTTTGGGTGCAGTGACAATGGGCGACGATCCTGCCTTCTGGGCCGCCCTCTGGGAAATGAACGGCGAATTCGGCAATCGCGGAATGGGCACCCATAACCCGACCATTGAACCTCACCCCGAGGCGCGCATGGGCGAAAACACCACCATCGCGATCATTGCAACCGATGCCGACCTGACCCAAGCACAAGCCACCCGGCTGGCCACTGCCGCCCATGACGGAATGGCGCGCGCGATCCATCCCAGCCATACACCATTTGATGGCGACCTGATCTTTGCCGCTGCCACCGGTGCACGCACCCTGCCCGACGCAGGCTTTGGCGCGCTGCGCCTGGGTCATGCCGCCGCCACCTGTCTGGCCCGCGCCATCGCCCGCGGCGTTTACGCGGCAACGCCCGCCAAACACGACACACTGCCGACATGGACCGAGAAATTTTCCTGA
- a CDS encoding SDR family oxidoreductase — MRLQGKTAIVTGGASGFGAGIVGKFAAEGARVMVADLNDDLARTVAAEVNGVAHHVDVSSGDSVAQMARAAHELWGHVDIIVNNAGITHLPKPMEEVDEGEFDRVFAVNAKSVYLMARYFVPSMKAAGTGAILNVASTAGLSPRPNLNWYNASKGWMITATKAMAVELAPHGIRVNAICPVAGETPLLSSFMGEDTPEMRAKFLSTIPLGRFSTPEDMGNAACFLCSNEASMVTGVAMEVDGGRCI; from the coding sequence ATGCGACTTCAGGGGAAAACGGCTATCGTGACCGGCGGCGCATCTGGCTTCGGCGCTGGTATTGTTGGCAAGTTCGCAGCCGAGGGCGCGCGCGTGATGGTCGCCGACCTGAACGACGATCTGGCGCGCACGGTGGCCGCCGAGGTGAACGGCGTGGCTCATCACGTCGATGTCTCCAGCGGGGACAGCGTGGCCCAAATGGCGCGCGCGGCACACGAGCTTTGGGGCCATGTGGACATCATCGTGAACAACGCGGGCATCACCCATTTGCCCAAACCGATGGAAGAGGTTGACGAGGGCGAGTTCGACCGAGTCTTCGCCGTCAACGCCAAATCGGTTTACCTGATGGCGCGTTATTTCGTGCCGTCGATGAAGGCGGCGGGCACCGGCGCGATTCTGAATGTCGCTTCAACCGCTGGCCTCAGCCCGCGCCCGAACCTGAATTGGTATAACGCCTCGAAAGGCTGGATGATCACCGCGACCAAGGCAATGGCGGTCGAACTGGCCCCGCATGGCATCCGCGTCAACGCGATCTGTCCGGTGGCGGGCGAGACCCCGCTTTTATCCAGTTTCATGGGTGAAGACACGCCCGAGATGCGCGCGAAATTCCTGTCCACCATCCCGCTGGGCCGGTTCTCGACCCCCGAGGACATGGGTAACGCGGCGTGTTTCCTGTGCTCGAATGAGGCGTCGATGGTGACAGGGGTGGCGATGGAAGTCGACGGGGGGCGATGTATCTGA
- a CDS encoding aldehyde dehydrogenase family protein: protein MKDLWFDPTEILISGVWCKTERTLPVEDPSTGDVFTQIACGTARDIDAAVTAAQSAMDGDWGRMTATERGRILTRIGRLVETRVEELTALESRDVGKPLTQAKNDAVALARYMEFYGGAADKVMGDTIPYLDGYTVYTLREPHGVTGHIVPWNYPMQIIGRSVGAALAMGNACVLKPAEEACLTALAFARLAEEAGLPKGALNVVTGLGEEAGAALSAHPGVDHISFTGSVPVGGLVQAAAAQNVVPVTLELGGKSPQLVFDDADLDAALPFLVGACIQNAGQTCSASSRVLVQRAVYDDVVARMGAAYDALQVGPASADRNVGPLISARQKEIVETFLAKGRDLRVAGRGQITDVPEGGHYVAPTLFADVPPDHPLARDEVFGPVQVIIPFDTEEEAVQIANSTDYGLVASIWTADGARQMRLAKRLRAGQVFINNYGAGGGVELPFGGVGKSGHGREKGFEALYGFSQLKTIAAKHG, encoded by the coding sequence ATGAAAGACCTTTGGTTCGATCCGACCGAGATTTTGATCAGCGGGGTGTGGTGCAAGACCGAGCGCACATTGCCCGTCGAAGACCCGTCAACCGGCGATGTCTTCACCCAGATCGCGTGTGGCACGGCGCGCGACATCGACGCCGCCGTGACCGCTGCGCAATCCGCGATGGACGGCGACTGGGGCCGGATGACCGCAACCGAGCGCGGGCGCATCCTGACCCGGATCGGGCGGCTCGTGGAAACACGCGTGGAGGAGTTGACCGCGCTTGAATCACGCGACGTGGGCAAACCGCTGACCCAGGCGAAGAACGATGCCGTGGCGCTGGCACGGTACATGGAGTTCTACGGAGGGGCCGCCGACAAGGTGATGGGCGACACCATCCCCTATCTGGACGGCTACACCGTCTATACCCTGCGCGAACCGCATGGCGTCACGGGGCATATCGTTCCGTGGAACTACCCGATGCAGATCATCGGACGCTCGGTCGGGGCGGCACTGGCGATGGGCAATGCCTGTGTGTTGAAACCCGCAGAAGAAGCCTGCCTGACCGCATTGGCCTTCGCCCGGCTGGCCGAGGAGGCCGGGTTGCCCAAGGGTGCGCTGAACGTTGTGACTGGGTTGGGCGAGGAAGCAGGTGCGGCACTGTCCGCTCACCCGGGCGTGGACCACATCAGCTTTACCGGATCTGTGCCGGTGGGCGGTTTGGTGCAAGCCGCCGCCGCGCAAAACGTGGTGCCGGTGACGTTGGAGCTAGGCGGCAAGTCGCCCCAGCTTGTGTTCGACGATGCTGATCTGGACGCGGCCCTGCCCTTTTTGGTGGGCGCGTGTATCCAGAACGCGGGTCAGACCTGCTCGGCCAGTTCACGGGTGCTGGTGCAGCGCGCCGTCTATGACGACGTGGTGGCGCGGATGGGTGCGGCCTATGACGCCTTGCAGGTTGGTCCGGCCAGTGCAGACCGGAATGTTGGCCCCTTGATCTCGGCCCGCCAAAAAGAGATCGTCGAAACCTTCCTTGCGAAAGGCCGCGATCTGCGCGTGGCCGGGCGCGGGCAGATAACAGACGTCCCCGAAGGTGGGCATTACGTGGCCCCAACCCTGTTTGCCGATGTGCCGCCAGACCATCCGCTGGCGCGTGACGAGGTGTTCGGCCCGGTGCAGGTCATCATCCCGTTCGACACCGAAGAAGAAGCCGTGCAGATCGCGAATTCCACCGATTACGGTCTGGTCGCCAGCATCTGGACCGCCGACGGTGCGCGCCAGATGCGACTGGCCAAACGGCTGCGTGCGGGACAAGTGTTCATCAACAATTATGGCGCGGGCGGCGGGGTGGAGTTGCCCTTCGGGGGCGTCGGCAAATCCGGTCATGGGCGCGAAAAGGGGTTCGAGGCGCTTTACGGCTTCTCGCAACTGAAAACCATCGCCGCGAAGCACGGGTAA
- a CDS encoding division plane positioning ATPase MipZ → MAHIIVVGNEKGGAGKSTVSMHVATALARLGHKVGVLDLDLRQKTFGRFVENRKATMARAGVDLATPEYHDLPEVDPAILKPGENPYDRRLSMAVAALEADRDFIIIDCPGSHTRLSQVAHSLADTLITPLNDSFVDFDLLAHIDPETNKVKGPSVYSEMVWNARQLRAKAGLKPIDWIVVRNRLGAQMMHNKKKMGDAVEDLSKRIGFRVAPGFNERVIFRELFPRGLTLLDLRDIGVVGQMNISNVAARQELRELMKALNLPGVEVKI, encoded by the coding sequence GTGGCGCATATTATCGTGGTCGGAAACGAAAAGGGCGGGGCTGGTAAATCCACCGTGTCCATGCATGTGGCAACAGCGCTTGCGCGGCTGGGGCATAAAGTCGGGGTGCTTGATCTGGACCTGCGCCAGAAGACATTTGGCCGCTTTGTGGAAAACCGCAAAGCCACAATGGCGCGCGCCGGGGTTGATCTCGCCACCCCTGAATACCACGACTTGCCCGAGGTCGATCCCGCCATTCTGAAACCCGGCGAAAACCCTTATGACCGCCGCTTGTCCATGGCCGTGGCCGCATTGGAAGCGGATCGGGATTTCATTATAATTGATTGCCCCGGATCGCATACCCGGCTGAGTCAGGTCGCGCATTCGCTGGCCGACACGCTGATCACGCCTTTGAATGACAGCTTTGTCGATTTCGACCTGTTGGCGCATATTGACCCCGAGACCAACAAGGTCAAAGGCCCGTCGGTCTATTCCGAGATGGTTTGGAACGCACGCCAGCTACGTGCTAAGGCGGGGTTGAAACCAATTGATTGGATCGTCGTGCGCAACCGCCTGGGCGCGCAGATGATGCACAACAAGAAAAAGATGGGCGATGCGGTGGAAGACCTGTCCAAGCGGATCGGCTTTCGCGTGGCCCCCGGTTTTAACGAGCGTGTCATCTTCCGCGAACTGTTCCCGCGTGGGCTGACCCTGCTTGATTTGCGCGACATCGGTGTGGTGGGGCAGATGAACATCTCGAACGTGGCCGCGCGCCAGGAATTGCGCGAGCTGATGAAGGCGTTGAACCTGCCTGGTGTCGAGGTGAAGATCTAA
- a CDS encoding dipeptide ABC transporter ATP-binding protein produces the protein MIRIEDLALSIHGVPILREVDLTIAPSQVVGLVGESGSGKSMTALALMGLLPRGMTTSGQIWLEDTDLTTLDEDAMCDIRGRRISMIFQEPMTALNPVKTIGNQVAETLLIHGRANRSDANRIAAEKLARVGLPQDRFPLDRYPHELSGGQRQRVCIAMAIALHPNLLIADEPTTALDVTTQAQILDLLKELVAEDGMGLLLITHDLAVVAGMADHVAVMRKGEIVEQAETETLFRTMAHPYTRQLLEASGHVPDGQAIPQDAPLLEVRSAVRDYPLPRTSLFAPAPQFRAVDGVSFTLNKGESLGLVGESGCGKSTLSRAILGLEPLQSGEILLNGTPIAPDMPPARRAGLQVVFQDPYGSFNPRWTVERLVAEPFHLLGSRPHDWRDRVRNALAEVGLDADAMTRFPHEFSGGQRQRIAIARALILRPELIILDEAVSALDVSIRAGILDLLADLQARHGMGYLFISHDLGVVRSITDRVLVMKAGKIVEDGATEAVFAAPQHAYTQTLINAAPVIPPAWKEA, from the coding sequence ATGATCCGCATCGAAGACCTTGCCCTGTCCATCCACGGCGTTCCGATACTGCGTGAGGTGGACCTGACGATTGCGCCCAGTCAGGTGGTCGGGCTGGTCGGCGAAAGCGGGTCGGGCAAGTCGATGACGGCGCTGGCCCTGATGGGGCTTCTGCCGCGCGGCATGACGACTTCGGGCCAGATATGGCTGGAAGACACGGACCTTACGACGCTGGACGAAGACGCGATGTGCGACATACGCGGGCGCCGCATCTCGATGATCTTTCAAGAGCCGATGACGGCGCTGAACCCGGTCAAGACCATCGGCAATCAGGTGGCCGAGACGCTGTTGATCCATGGCCGCGCCAACAGGAGCGACGCCAACCGCATCGCTGCCGAAAAACTGGCCCGGGTGGGCCTGCCGCAAGATCGTTTCCCGCTGGATCGCTATCCGCATGAGCTGTCGGGCGGGCAGCGCCAAAGGGTTTGCATCGCTATGGCCATTGCGCTGCATCCAAACCTTCTGATCGCGGACGAACCCACGACCGCGCTGGACGTGACCACACAAGCACAGATATTGGATCTGCTGAAGGAACTGGTCGCCGAAGACGGCATGGGGCTTTTGCTGATCACCCACGACCTGGCTGTGGTGGCGGGTATGGCCGATCATGTGGCCGTCATGCGCAAAGGCGAGATCGTTGAGCAGGCCGAAACCGAGACGCTGTTTCGAACCATGGCCCACCCCTATACGCGCCAGTTGCTTGAGGCGTCAGGCCATGTGCCAGACGGTCAGGCCATTCCGCAAGATGCCCCGCTTCTAGAGGTGCGCAGCGCGGTGCGCGACTACCCTCTGCCGCGCACTTCCTTGTTCGCGCCAGCCCCGCAATTTCGCGCCGTGGACGGGGTCAGCTTCACGCTGAACAAGGGCGAAAGCCTTGGGCTGGTCGGTGAAAGTGGCTGCGGGAAATCGACGCTCAGCCGCGCCATTCTGGGGTTGGAGCCGTTGCAGAGCGGGGAAATCCTGTTGAACGGCACGCCCATTGCCCCCGACATGCCGCCTGCCCGCCGCGCAGGGCTGCAAGTGGTGTTTCAAGACCCGTACGGCAGCTTCAATCCCCGCTGGACCGTCGAACGACTGGTCGCCGAGCCCTTTCACCTGTTGGGCAGCCGCCCCCATGACTGGCGCGACCGCGTGCGCAATGCGCTGGCCGAGGTGGGCTTGGACGCAGACGCCATGACCCGCTTTCCGCACGAGTTTTCCGGCGGGCAGCGTCAACGCATCGCCATCGCCCGCGCCCTGATCCTGCGCCCGGAACTGATCATCCTGGACGAAGCCGTGTCTGCACTCGATGTCTCGATCCGCGCCGGTATCCTCGACCTGCTGGCTGACCTTCAAGCGCGTCACGGAATGGGCTATCTGTTCATCAGCCATGACCTTGGCGTCGTACGCTCGATCACAGACCGGGTGCTGGTGATGAAGGCAGGCAAGATCGTCGAGGACGGCGCGACCGAGGCCGTCTTTGCCGCGCCCCAACACGCCTATACACAAACCCTGATCAACGCCGCGCCGGTCATTCCGCCCGCGTGGAAGGAGGCTTAA
- a CDS encoding alpha/beta hydrolase has product MNLDIAYANADFIPNGLDFPAKWQKMAGDFRSSHKNLRLDLPYGEDASNAFDLVLPDGMAKGLVVFVHGGYWMAFGRRDWTHLAAGAVGQGYAVALPSYPLAPDARIAKITKAVAAAIDAAADQVAGPIHLAGHSAGGHLVARMNCIDVPLSCRDRIARIMPISPLSDLRPLMRTKMNNTLHLDEAEAQAESPALNNHRVGIPTTVWVGADERSAFLDQARDLTLVWPEAELTIAPNRHHFDVIAPLADPDSDMVAILLGRDQRPKSSSAR; this is encoded by the coding sequence ATGAATCTCGACATAGCCTATGCGAATGCGGATTTCATCCCGAATGGGCTGGATTTCCCCGCAAAATGGCAGAAAATGGCGGGTGATTTCCGAAGCTCGCACAAGAATCTTCGGCTGGACCTGCCCTATGGTGAAGATGCTTCGAATGCGTTTGATCTGGTGTTGCCGGACGGCATGGCGAAAGGTCTGGTGGTGTTCGTCCATGGCGGCTATTGGATGGCGTTCGGGCGCCGCGACTGGACGCATCTGGCCGCAGGCGCCGTGGGGCAGGGATACGCCGTGGCGCTGCCGTCCTATCCGCTGGCTCCAGACGCGCGTATTGCCAAGATCACGAAGGCGGTCGCAGCGGCCATTGACGCCGCGGCTGATCAGGTGGCAGGCCCCATCCATCTGGCGGGGCATTCAGCAGGCGGGCATCTGGTGGCGCGGATGAATTGCATTGATGTGCCTCTGTCCTGTCGCGACCGGATTGCGCGGATCATGCCGATTTCGCCGCTGAGTGATTTGCGACCGCTGATGCGGACCAAGATGAATAACACGCTTCACCTGGACGAGGCCGAAGCGCAGGCCGAAAGTCCAGCCCTGAACAATCATCGTGTAGGCATCCCAACGACGGTCTGGGTGGGCGCGGACGAACGCTCCGCCTTTCTGGATCAAGCCCGCGATTTGACGCTGGTCTGGCCCGAGGCCGAACTGACCATCGCTCCCAACCGCCACCATTTCGACGTGATCGCCCCGCTGGCAGATCCGGATAGCGACATGGTGGCAATCCTTCTGGGGCGTGATCAGCGGCCGAAATCTTCAAGTGCGCGGTAG
- a CDS encoding crosslink repair DNA glycosylase YcaQ family protein → MGARLKLSNKQARHLWLWTNALSDTPTGALDLDVIIWRLGFVQIDTIRNVTRAHNHILWSRNQNVREGMIWDRLAKRDVFEHFTHDASLIDRRVLPFWRRQFDRLGARVGRHDWYQSGLGQAQIAEIRQRITDEGALSTHAFDTKVEKREMWARPPHKKALDQMWYAGELATCHRENFVKFYDLGERVFPEHDPVEDAHAVDWLCSAAMDRLSFGTSGEVGRFWDAMSAREAKNWCDAAELVPVEIETADRGSVTALAHPDIETRLAILPAPTTRLRILNPFDPAIRDRARLDRLFGFDYRNEMFVPKPKRRWGYYVYPLLEGDRFVGRIELKADRKTGHLTVVGFWPETGVRWTPPRQTKLEAELTRFACFAGLNQVLWQTACT, encoded by the coding sequence ATGGGCGCGCGGCTGAAACTGTCGAACAAGCAGGCGCGGCACCTGTGGCTGTGGACCAACGCGTTGTCGGACACGCCCACCGGCGCGCTGGACCTTGACGTAATCATCTGGCGGTTGGGGTTTGTGCAGATCGACACGATCCGTAACGTAACCCGCGCGCACAACCATATCCTGTGGAGCCGCAATCAGAACGTGCGCGAAGGGATGATCTGGGACCGGCTGGCCAAGCGCGACGTGTTCGAGCATTTCACCCATGACGCCAGCCTGATCGACAGGCGTGTTCTGCCCTTCTGGCGGCGGCAGTTCGACCGTCTGGGCGCGCGGGTGGGGCGCCATGACTGGTATCAATCCGGGTTGGGACAAGCCCAGATCGCCGAGATCCGACAACGCATCACGGACGAAGGTGCATTGTCCACCCACGCCTTCGACACCAAGGTTGAAAAGCGCGAGATGTGGGCGCGCCCACCGCACAAGAAAGCGCTGGACCAGATGTGGTATGCGGGCGAACTGGCAACCTGCCACCGCGAGAATTTCGTGAAGTTCTATGATCTGGGCGAACGGGTGTTCCCCGAGCATGACCCTGTCGAAGATGCCCACGCCGTCGACTGGCTGTGCTCTGCCGCGATGGATCGGCTGAGTTTCGGCACGAGCGGCGAGGTGGGTCGGTTCTGGGACGCGATGAGCGCTCGTGAGGCGAAAAACTGGTGTGACGCCGCCGAACTGGTGCCGGTCGAAATTGAAACCGCTGATCGAGGCAGCGTCACCGCCCTTGCCCATCCGGATATCGAAACGCGGCTCGCCATCCTGCCCGCACCCACCACGCGGCTGCGCATTCTGAACCCGTTCGACCCGGCCATCCGCGACCGCGCCAGGTTGGATCGTCTGTTCGGCTTCGACTACCGCAACGAAATGTTCGTCCCCAAGCCCAAGCGGCGCTGGGGCTATTACGTCTATCCTCTGCTGGAAGGCGACCGCTTCGTCGGGCGAATTGAATTGAAGGCAGACCGCAAGACCGGGCATTTGACGGTCGTCGGTTTTTGGCCAGAAACGGGCGTGCGCTGGACGCCGCCGCGGCAAACTAAACTGGAGGCTGAACTGACCCGGTTCGCGTGTTTTGCCGGGTTGAATCAGGTGCTCTGGCAGACAGCGTGCACCTGA
- a CDS encoding ABC transporter permease gives MLRFVLTRALSLGLSLVVASLVIFAMIEVIPGDPASFMLGLNAQPEAVAALRDDLGLNGSLVARYLGWVGGLVTGDFGISYTYRVPVSELVVERLQVSLPLALFALGLSTLIAIPIGMFAATRRGQVSDYAIMGTTQLGIAVPNFWFAMLLVMLFAVQLRWFSAGGFPGWDKGIGPAMKALTLPAVALALPQASILARVMRSSLLDVLHQDYMRTARAKGLTMAQATRRHALRNALIPVLTIIGLQFSFLLAGAIIIENVFFLPGLGRLIFQAITQRDLVVVESVVMLLVFAVILVTFLVDVAYAVVDPRLRRRR, from the coding sequence ATGTTGCGTTTTGTCCTGACCCGCGCCTTGTCGCTTGGCCTCAGCCTTGTGGTCGCCTCGTTGGTGATCTTCGCGATGATCGAGGTCATTCCGGGCGATCCCGCCTCGTTCATGCTGGGTCTGAACGCACAACCCGAAGCCGTCGCGGCACTGCGGGACGATCTCGGGCTGAACGGGTCGCTGGTCGCGCGTTACCTTGGCTGGGTCGGCGGGCTGGTGACGGGCGATTTCGGAATTTCCTATACCTATCGCGTTCCGGTGTCCGAGCTTGTGGTGGAGCGGTTGCAGGTCTCGCTTCCCCTTGCGCTTTTCGCACTTGGACTGTCCACGCTGATCGCCATCCCGATCGGCATGTTTGCCGCCACGCGGCGCGGGCAGGTTTCGGATTACGCGATCATGGGGACTACGCAATTGGGCATCGCGGTGCCGAATTTCTGGTTTGCCATGCTGCTGGTCATGCTCTTCGCCGTCCAGCTTCGCTGGTTTTCTGCCGGAGGGTTTCCGGGTTGGGACAAAGGGATCGGCCCCGCGATGAAGGCGCTGACGCTGCCCGCCGTGGCACTTGCTTTGCCGCAGGCGTCTATTCTCGCCCGCGTCATGCGGTCATCGCTTTTGGATGTGCTTCATCAAGATTACATGCGCACCGCCCGCGCCAAGGGATTGACCATGGCTCAGGCCACCCGCCGTCATGCCCTGCGCAACGCGTTGATCCCAGTTCTGACCATCATCGGATTGCAATTCAGCTTCCTGCTAGCCGGTGCGATCATCATCGAGAACGTCTTTTTCCTGCCCGGCCTTGGGCGGCTGATCTTTCAGGCGATCACCCAGCGTGACCTTGTGGTTGTGGAAAGCGTCGTGATGCTGCTGGTCTTTGCCGTGATCCTAGTAACCTTCCTGGTCGATGTGGCCTATGCCGTTGTCGATCCCCGCCTGCGGAGGCGCAGATGA